One Ancylothrix sp. D3o genomic window carries:
- a CDS encoding acyl-CoA-binding protein: MKLTEQQIAHFHEKGWVGPLDTFSTEEIEPVKQCIESHSEVITELNGKKALKLYNNVYNIDCTSRDHHLFHEPIKSLVSSQKIVQRLNQIETSDLLLWRTDIFYLLPNQGATGWHQYKEYYWMFDIDYEKPQLDFSKNPNAINFTVWVALEDVPIEKGCLQFANGTHKKPFKILTNSVDAEDSTFANYRNHKSVYKGDRIKAGTFEFQPADWEVEIVPAKAGQIIIFTESVMHSSLPNISNSQRLSISAAYIHPSVAIYSHRLKGDFIDQNNHDIQRHFSILVSGKDEYNLNVVRDKHDLSPIETEFQKASNIVRFYHVELPPNKQQIEIYGLEKQAIKGDCNEEEPDAILHPRQYIQWQAWKRYQGMSRQEAMKRYTEIVASLPRKKTPKNAGPAEQQMQAQTEITAWLVAYTADLLEIEPVEIDITADVDSYGLDSVTLINLLGNLEQWLGCEIESSLLSEYSSIEALAKYLAQEVKVKPRTVYV; encoded by the coding sequence ATGAAACTAACAGAACAGCAAATTGCTCATTTTCACGAAAAAGGATGGGTTGGCCCCCTAGATACTTTTTCAACCGAAGAAATTGAGCCGGTTAAGCAATGTATTGAAAGCCATAGTGAAGTGATTACAGAACTGAATGGAAAAAAGGCGCTGAAGTTATACAACAATGTGTACAATATTGATTGTACGAGCCGAGACCATCATTTATTCCATGAACCGATTAAAAGTTTAGTAAGCAGCCAAAAAATTGTACAGCGTTTAAATCAGATAGAAACTTCTGATTTGCTGCTTTGGAGAACAGATATTTTTTATTTGTTGCCCAATCAAGGCGCTACGGGTTGGCATCAATATAAAGAATATTACTGGATGTTTGATATTGACTATGAAAAACCTCAATTAGATTTTTCTAAGAATCCGAACGCAATTAACTTTACAGTATGGGTTGCTTTGGAAGATGTCCCTATCGAGAAAGGATGTTTGCAATTTGCCAACGGAACGCACAAAAAGCCGTTTAAAATACTCACAAATTCTGTAGATGCAGAAGACTCAACTTTTGCTAACTATCGAAATCATAAATCAGTTTATAAAGGTGACAGAATCAAAGCAGGAACATTTGAGTTTCAACCGGCAGACTGGGAAGTGGAAATAGTGCCGGCAAAAGCCGGTCAAATTATTATTTTTACTGAAAGCGTCATGCACAGTTCTCTTCCTAATATTAGTAATAGTCAGCGCCTATCAATTTCGGCAGCTTACATTCATCCTAGTGTAGCAATTTATTCTCATCGATTAAAAGGAGATTTTATTGACCAGAACAACCATGATATTCAGCGGCACTTTTCTATTTTAGTGTCTGGCAAAGATGAATATAACCTCAATGTTGTACGAGATAAGCATGATTTAAGCCCCATAGAAACTGAATTTCAAAAAGCCAGCAATATAGTCCGCTTTTATCATGTTGAACTACCGCCAAATAAACAGCAAATAGAAATTTATGGGCTAGAAAAGCAGGCAATAAAAGGAGATTGTAATGAAGAAGAACCCGATGCAATTTTACATCCCCGCCAATACATTCAATGGCAAGCATGGAAGCGCTATCAAGGAATGAGTCGGCAAGAAGCAATGAAACGCTACACTGAAATTGTGGCAAGCTTGCCGAGAAAGAAAACGCCAAAAAATGCCGGCCCTGCGGAACAACAAATGCAAGCACAGACAGAAATTACCGCTTGGTTAGTTGCCTATACTGCCGATTTGCTAGAAATTGAGCCGGTGGAAATAGATATTACAGCAGATGTAGATAGTTATGGATTAGATTCTGTCACCTTAATTAATCTACTCGGCAACTTAGAACAGTGGCTAGGATGTGAAATAGAATCAAGTCTTTTGTCAGAATATTCTAGCATAGAAGCCTTGGCAAAATACCTAGCGCAAGAAGTTAAAGTCAAACCTCGGACAGTGTATGTTTAA
- a CDS encoding fatty acyl-AMP ligase — MLLFDTLGNQKNQFSTLVEILQQRASSEPAQVAYTYLANGETPEDRLTYQQLDCKAKAIAAHLQSCISPGDRALLIYPQGLEFIAAFFGCLYAGVIAIPTPAPEASRLKRIRPRLESIIQDAECSFILSTSKILSQLEPFITDYKSLKTLSYIATNTINQNSGKDWKETPIKSDSLAYLQYTSGSTSTPKGVAITHQNLIANIAAITQAHGYTSESICASWIPYFHDYGLVNGMLQPLYAGIPCFIMSPVTFIKHPIRWLSAISKYHVTHTGSPCFAYQYCLEKIKPDECQKLNLTSWRVAHTGAETIRREILELFAEKFKPYGFNFSAFYPSYGLAEATLMVTTKKLDEIPKICTVSRQSLSQGRVVVYGKNETENFVSLTSCGITAGDNKIAIVNPETLRRCGVDEVGEIWVAGSSVAKGYWQHLDLTEKTFQAYITDTKEGPFLRTGDLGFIKNNELFVTGRLKDVIIISGCNHYPQDIELSVQQSHPALRFGCGAAFAVETEGQERVIIVQEVNRSEQNQIDSKQITSTIRQAVSAFHEIQLYAVVLIKQGSIPKTSSGKIMRHACKVQFQEGKLEAIFVDIRKK, encoded by the coding sequence ATGCTTTTATTCGATACGCTGGGAAATCAAAAAAATCAATTTTCTACCTTGGTGGAAATTTTACAACAGCGAGCTTCTTCTGAGCCGGCGCAAGTAGCCTATACTTATCTAGCCAACGGGGAAACGCCAGAAGACAGGTTGACATATCAACAGTTAGATTGCAAAGCAAAAGCAATCGCTGCTCATTTGCAATCTTGCATTTCCCCTGGAGATAGAGCGCTACTCATTTATCCGCAAGGATTAGAATTTATAGCGGCATTTTTCGGGTGTCTTTATGCCGGTGTTATTGCCATTCCCACACCGGCACCTGAAGCATCAAGACTGAAGCGAATTCGTCCGAGGTTAGAATCGATTATTCAAGATGCTGAATGCTCTTTTATCTTAAGTACATCCAAAATTTTGTCTCAGTTAGAACCTTTTATAACAGATTACAAAAGCTTAAAAACCCTGTCTTACATAGCGACAAATACAATTAATCAAAACTCAGGGAAAGACTGGAAAGAAACCCCTATCAAAAGCGATAGTTTAGCTTATCTGCAATACACATCTGGCTCAACTTCTACACCAAAAGGGGTAGCGATTACTCATCAAAATCTCATAGCAAATATAGCCGCTATTACGCAAGCACATGGGTACACCTCAGAAAGCATTTGTGCAAGCTGGATTCCCTACTTTCACGATTACGGATTAGTAAACGGAATGCTTCAACCGTTGTATGCCGGCATTCCCTGCTTTATTATGTCGCCGGTGACGTTTATTAAACATCCGATTCGTTGGCTTTCAGCTATCTCAAAATATCATGTTACCCACACAGGATCTCCCTGTTTTGCGTACCAATATTGCCTAGAAAAAATCAAACCCGATGAGTGTCAAAAATTAAACTTAACTTCTTGGCGTGTTGCACACACCGGCGCCGAAACCATCCGCCGCGAAATTTTAGAATTATTTGCTGAGAAATTCAAACCTTATGGCTTCAATTTTTCTGCTTTTTATCCTAGTTACGGATTAGCAGAAGCGACACTAATGGTAACAACAAAGAAGCTTGATGAAATTCCCAAAATATGCACAGTTTCCCGACAAAGCTTGTCACAAGGTAGGGTAGTAGTCTATGGAAAAAATGAAACGGAAAATTTTGTCAGCTTAACAAGTTGCGGGATAACCGCAGGAGATAATAAAATTGCAATTGTAAATCCCGAAACTCTGAGGCGGTGTGGAGTGGATGAAGTCGGAGAAATTTGGGTAGCCGGTTCTAGTGTAGCAAAAGGATATTGGCAGCATTTGGATTTAACCGAGAAGACGTTTCAAGCTTACATTACAGATACAAAAGAAGGTCCATTCTTGCGAACCGGCGATTTAGGATTTATTAAAAATAATGAATTATTTGTTACAGGAAGATTAAAAGATGTCATTATTATTTCAGGCTGCAATCATTATCCCCAAGATATCGAATTGAGCGTCCAACAAAGCCATCCCGCACTTAGATTTGGTTGTGGTGCAGCTTTTGCAGTAGAAACTGAAGGTCAAGAGCGTGTTATTATAGTTCAAGAGGTGAATCGTTCAGAGCAAAATCAGATAGATAGCAAACAAATCACCAGCACAATTCGTCAAGCAGTTTCTGCTTTCCATGAAATACAGCTTTATGCTGTAGTTTTAATCAAACAAGGAAGCATCCCTAAAACTTCCAGCGGCAAAATTATGCGCCATGCTTGTAAAGTTCAATTTCAAGAAGGCAAACTGGAAGCAATATTTGTAGATATTAGAAAAAAATAA
- a CDS encoding endo-1,4-beta-xylanase, with translation MGLIIQAQPFFALNPGNVTANQITIKIAQTTTPSLRTLAAERGIKIGTAVRDLPLKNEPNYQKTLAEQFNIITPENVMKFEPLRPTPDSYNFEKADEMVAFASRNKMNLRGHVLVWHNQLPKWLKEKKLSRDEAISILRDHIYKVVGHYRGQIMAWDVVNEAMADDGRLRNTIWLQTIGPEYIEMAFRWAHEADPDAKLFYNDYGGEGRGRKSDAIYRLVEQLLLKKVPIDGVGLQMHVGLNYTPRPQEIANNMLRLSELGLEVHITEMDVKIQDGYGTRKERLVAQANIYRQMLQVCLKASNCKAFVMWGFTDAHSWIPQFTNRPDAALIFDENYQPKPAFYALVELLRQPVEVR, from the coding sequence ATGGGACTGATAATACAAGCTCAGCCCTTTTTTGCTTTAAATCCGGGTAACGTTACTGCAAACCAAATTACCATAAAAATTGCTCAGACAACAACCCCATCTTTGCGAACGCTTGCCGCTGAGCGAGGCATTAAAATCGGCACAGCGGTGAGAGATTTGCCGTTAAAAAATGAGCCAAATTATCAAAAAACCTTGGCGGAACAATTTAATATTATCACGCCAGAAAACGTGATGAAATTTGAACCTTTGCGTCCCACTCCCGACAGTTATAATTTTGAAAAAGCAGATGAAATGGTAGCTTTTGCTTCAAGAAATAAAATGAATTTGCGTGGTCACGTCCTCGTTTGGCACAATCAATTACCAAAATGGTTGAAAGAAAAAAAATTATCTCGTGATGAAGCAATCAGCATTTTGCGAGATCATATTTATAAAGTTGTGGGTCACTATCGAGGACAAATCATGGCCTGGGATGTGGTGAATGAGGCTATGGCTGATGATGGCAGATTAAGAAACACAATTTGGCTGCAAACTATTGGCCCCGAATACATAGAAATGGCGTTTCGTTGGGCACACGAAGCTGACCCCGATGCTAAACTATTTTATAATGACTATGGCGGCGAAGGAAGAGGGAGGAAGTCTGATGCTATCTATCGTTTAGTCGAGCAATTGCTGTTAAAAAAAGTTCCCATTGATGGGGTGGGATTGCAAATGCACGTTGGTTTGAATTATACACCCAGGCCGCAAGAAATAGCGAATAATATGCTGCGTTTGTCTGAGTTGGGATTAGAGGTACATATCACTGAAATGGATGTGAAAATTCAGGACGGATATGGAACAAGAAAAGAAAGATTAGTTGCTCAGGCTAATATTTACCGGCAAATGCTGCAAGTTTGTTTAAAAGCAAGTAACTGTAAAGCTTTTGTAATGTGGGGGTTTACAGACGCGCACTCGTGGATTCCTCAATTTACAAATCGTCCCGATGCGGCGTTAATTTTTGATGAAAATTATCAGCCTAAACCGGCTTTTTATGCGTTAGTAGAACTGTTGAGACAACCTGTGGAGGTAAGGTAG
- a CDS encoding glycosyltransferase family 2 protein has product MPVLTINPFLVSVIIPTYNASQYIVQAVESVWQQTYQNYEIIVVDDGSTDDTVERLKPYLNHIYYIYQSNQGVAVARNRGIEVAKGEIVAFLDADDYFLPDKLAAQVALFSTQPSLGIVHSGWRRVDRHGTPLMDVTPWEKVPQLNLESWLRWKPVLPSAMMFKREWLIKVGGFDKRFPPAEDTDLVLRLALMGCEACWLLEVTVCYRQHPGSAMYKGLPQARSLAAVMDNFFSLPDVPVSIRLIEKRVRYNTLVWIGWYLHSTGHPKEMVEFLQKSWDYSPYRPVETVINWVESFAQFYQERGEEMDAQKFLKKRYWQKLMHWTLTVGLNSKK; this is encoded by the coding sequence ATGCCAGTGCTAACAATAAACCCTTTTCTTGTGAGTGTAATTATTCCTACTTACAATGCCTCGCAATATATCGTTCAAGCAGTTGAAAGTGTTTGGCAGCAAACTTACCAGAATTATGAAATCATTGTGGTTGATGATGGCTCTACAGATGATACGGTTGAGCGTTTAAAACCTTATCTAAATCATATTTATTACATCTATCAATCTAATCAAGGTGTCGCAGTGGCTCGCAATCGTGGTATAGAAGTAGCTAAAGGAGAAATAGTAGCTTTTCTTGATGCTGATGACTATTTTTTACCAGATAAATTAGCTGCCCAAGTTGCTTTATTTTCTACACAGCCTTCGTTAGGAATTGTTCACAGCGGTTGGCGGCGTGTAGACCGGCATGGCACCCCGCTTATGGATGTCACGCCTTGGGAAAAAGTACCCCAATTAAATTTGGAATCTTGGTTAAGATGGAAGCCAGTGTTACCCAGCGCTATGATGTTTAAGCGAGAATGGTTAATCAAAGTTGGTGGTTTTGATAAGAGGTTTCCACCGGCAGAAGATACTGATCTAGTGTTACGTTTAGCACTGATGGGGTGCGAAGCTTGCTGGTTGCTTGAAGTAACTGTTTGTTATCGTCAACATCCGGGGAGTGCCATGTATAAAGGGTTGCCCCAAGCCAGATCACTTGCGGCAGTAATGGATAATTTTTTCTCTTTGCCTGATGTGCCGGTTTCAATTCGATTAATAGAGAAACGGGTGCGGTACAATACTTTAGTATGGATAGGATGGTATTTGCATTCAACCGGCCATCCTAAAGAAATGGTAGAATTTTTACAAAAATCTTGGGACTATTCGCCTTATAGGCCGGTGGAAACCGTGATTAACTGGGTGGAGAGTTTCGCACAATTTTATCAAGAAAGGGGGGAAGAAATGGATGCTCAAAAATTCCTAAAAAAGCGATACTGGCAAAAGTTAATGCACTGGACACTGACGGTAGGACTGAACAGTAAAAAATGA
- a CDS encoding tyrosine-type recombinase/integrase: MSEQRLKGPVLNRKYHPIGCLKAYASHSLDRGAPLHLVQATLGHSSISTTERYLHARPDDSSS; this comes from the coding sequence TTGTCAGAGCAGCGGCTAAAAGGGCCGGTCTTGAACAGAAAGTATCACCCCATTGGTTGCCTGAAAGCTTATGCTTCCCATTCATTAGATAGGGGTGCTCCTCTACATCTGGTACAGGCAACTTTGGGACATTCCAGTATTTCCACAACAGAGCGCTATCTACACGCCAGACCGGATGATAGTTCATCCTGA